A region from the Stygiolobus caldivivus genome encodes:
- a CDS encoding universal stress protein, which produces MFKKILVAYDGSDHAIRALDVAIDLASKYGAKLDVVEVVDTAALLGMGVAPIPGEVIQQVYNKAKTDVENAKAKAQQNGVKEVEAVVLEGDPATAILEYASKNGSDLIVTGSRGLSTFKRIILGSVSTKIVEDAKTPVLVVK; this is translated from the coding sequence ATGTTTAAAAAAATTCTCGTAGCATATGATGGTTCGGATCACGCGATCAGAGCACTGGATGTCGCAATAGACCTTGCAAGCAAGTACGGTGCTAAACTCGATGTAGTAGAAGTAGTCGATACAGCTGCACTACTAGGAATGGGTGTGGCACCGATCCCTGGTGAAGTCATCCAACAGGTCTACAATAAGGCTAAGACTGACGTAGAAAACGCTAAGGCTAAAGCCCAGCAAAACGGTGTAAAAGAAGTCGAGGCTGTAGTACTAGAAGGAGATCCAGCTACTGCAATCCTTGAATACGCTTCAAAGAACGGAAGCGACCTAATCGTCACTGGTAGCAGGGGGTTGTCTACTTTTAAGAGGATAATCTTAGGTAGTGTGTCGACTAAGATAGTAGAAGACGCGAAGACGCCAGTTTTAGTAGTCAAATAA
- a CDS encoding biotin--[acetyl-CoA-carboxylase] ligase, which yields MLIFKFPSITSTQDLAEAIYNMVNADKFVIVADEQTRARGRYRREWYSPKGGLWFTYVIKGFNPEKVPFTTLSVSLAIRDVLSKYIDTMIRWPNDIVSKNGKVSGILIEAIVEGNSGTAFIGAGIDTNVDTFPQGIKATSIKKELGKYIDNEQVLNEVIEKINEYLSLDEQKVIDQLNRYLSIRDKVIKIIGREWEKQCKALFVDFMGRLVTDCGIFEVEEVLRVEEV from the coding sequence ATGTTAATCTTTAAGTTCCCCAGCATTACATCGACTCAAGACCTAGCTGAAGCCATCTATAATATGGTTAATGCAGATAAATTTGTTATAGTAGCTGATGAGCAGACTAGGGCTAGGGGTAGGTATAGGAGAGAGTGGTATTCACCAAAGGGGGGACTATGGTTTACCTATGTAATAAAGGGGTTTAACCCTGAGAAGGTTCCATTTACTACGTTAAGTGTTTCCCTTGCTATCAGAGACGTATTAAGTAAGTACATAGATACAATGATCAGGTGGCCTAACGATATAGTGTCAAAAAACGGTAAAGTAAGCGGAATACTAATAGAAGCTATAGTTGAGGGTAATAGTGGGACCGCTTTTATAGGGGCAGGTATCGACACTAATGTGGACACGTTTCCTCAGGGTATAAAAGCAACTTCTATAAAGAAGGAATTAGGAAAATACATAGATAATGAACAAGTACTAAATGAGGTAATAGAAAAAATTAACGAGTATCTTTCTTTAGACGAACAAAAAGTAATAGACCAGCTCAACCGCTATCTATCAATTAGAGATAAGGTAATAAAGATAATAGGTAGAGAATGGGAGAAGCAATGTAAAGCACTTTTTGTAGACTTTATGGGTAGGCTCGTGACGGATTGCGGTATATTTGAAGTAGAAGAAGTACTTAGAGTAGAGGAGGTATAG
- a CDS encoding L-threonylcarbamoyladenylate synthase, protein MTLILKIDPLNPEMDKIRQAAEVIKKGGTVAFPTETVYGLGANAYDGTACLKIFQAKNRPVDNPLIVHISDIEQLYEVASEIPDNVLELAQTVWPGPLTFVLKKTPKVPKEVTANLDTVAVRMPAHPIALQLIRESGVPIAAPSANLATKPSPTKPEDVIADMNGRVDVIIDGGHTFFGVESTIINVSINPPVLLRPGPFTVEELKKFFPDLIVPEFAEGKKEAEIALAPGMKYKHYAPSTKLVLVENREIFEQVVKVISQKYKVALLISKEISEKFKEYPTLVLGSDENLYEVARNLFDAFRELDKLNVDIGIMIGFPERGIGFAIMNRARKASAFSVIKKLEDVYKYVNL, encoded by the coding sequence ATGACGTTAATCCTCAAAATCGACCCTTTAAACCCTGAGATGGACAAGATTAGGCAAGCGGCTGAAGTTATAAAAAAAGGGGGGACGGTAGCATTTCCCACTGAAACAGTCTACGGTCTGGGTGCTAACGCTTACGACGGAACTGCTTGCCTCAAGATATTCCAAGCTAAAAACAGACCGGTAGATAACCCTCTAATCGTCCATATTTCCGATATAGAACAATTATATGAAGTAGCCTCAGAGATCCCGGATAACGTATTAGAGCTAGCCCAGACAGTTTGGCCAGGCCCGCTCACGTTCGTCTTGAAAAAAACACCTAAAGTCCCGAAAGAAGTTACAGCGAACCTAGACACAGTAGCCGTGAGAATGCCTGCTCATCCAATAGCACTACAACTAATTAGAGAAAGCGGGGTACCGATAGCCGCACCTAGTGCCAATTTAGCCACAAAGCCTAGCCCTACTAAACCAGAGGACGTGATAGCGGATATGAACGGGAGAGTTGACGTAATAATAGATGGAGGACATACGTTTTTTGGTGTAGAGTCAACAATAATTAACGTATCTATAAACCCGCCAGTGCTCCTTAGGCCTGGACCGTTTACAGTAGAGGAATTAAAAAAGTTCTTCCCCGACCTAATAGTCCCGGAATTTGCTGAGGGAAAGAAAGAAGCTGAAATAGCACTAGCACCAGGGATGAAATACAAGCATTACGCACCTTCTACCAAGCTAGTACTTGTTGAAAATAGAGAAATTTTTGAACAAGTAGTGAAAGTTATAAGCCAGAAATACAAAGTTGCACTTTTAATAAGTAAAGAAATTTCAGAAAAATTCAAAGAGTACCCTACACTCGTACTAGGAAGTGATGAAAATTTGTATGAGGTTGCAAGAAATCTGTTCGATGCCTTCAGAGAATTAGATAAACTTAACGTAGATATAGGCATTATGATAGGTTTCCCAGAAAGGGGAATAGGGTTTGCTATCATGAATAGAGCAAGAAAAGCGTCAGCTTTTTCGGTTATAAAGAAACTGGAGGATGTATATAAGTATGTTAATCTTTAA
- a CDS encoding VIT1/CCC1 transporter family protein produces the protein MDYSKQYKEELFDAEVYRELSRKEKDPVARAFLAKMSEMERKHASIWKEISEKRGIEVKDLGFRQKINAKFYSIIRKIIGLELTLRLLESNEENDIQKYHELSNSNELDQDEREKMKEISVDEAVHEEMLTTIKAKDVSDFVYGISDGLIEVLAATSGIAGAINNPIVVALSGLIVGISGTLSMSIGAYLSTKSEKEINENKREKIKIQKIVDRNEVSKRLKDILSELGIKDVIAQSISPQLVDVAEDIIAPKVEENPLKSSGITGISYITGAIIPIIPYFLRISGILGLVSSYIISGISIFFVGFLIGLLSDVNPKKKGLEMMGLGLGAAIATHLIGLLASLIL, from the coding sequence ATGGATTACAGTAAACAGTATAAAGAAGAATTATTTGACGCTGAAGTATACCGAGAATTAAGCAGGAAAGAAAAAGATCCAGTAGCGAGAGCGTTCTTAGCCAAAATGTCAGAGATGGAAAGGAAACATGCTTCTATCTGGAAGGAAATTAGTGAAAAAAGAGGAATAGAAGTGAAAGACCTTGGTTTTAGACAGAAAATTAATGCTAAGTTTTACAGCATAATTAGGAAAATTATTGGCCTGGAATTAACTCTCAGACTCCTAGAGAGCAATGAGGAGAACGATATCCAAAAATACCACGAATTATCAAATAGTAATGAACTAGACCAAGACGAAAGAGAAAAAATGAAAGAAATTAGCGTTGATGAGGCTGTACACGAGGAGATGCTCACAACAATAAAAGCTAAAGACGTTAGTGATTTTGTATACGGTATTAGTGACGGGCTAATAGAAGTCTTAGCAGCTACTTCAGGAATAGCGGGCGCTATAAATAACCCTATTGTAGTCGCATTATCAGGACTAATAGTAGGAATTTCCGGTACATTATCCATGAGTATAGGAGCGTACTTATCAACGAAATCTGAAAAAGAAATAAATGAAAATAAGAGAGAGAAAATAAAAATACAAAAGATAGTTGACAGAAATGAAGTCTCAAAGAGGCTAAAGGATATTCTTTCTGAACTTGGAATAAAGGACGTAATAGCACAATCAATTTCACCCCAACTTGTTGATGTAGCTGAAGATATCATAGCTCCAAAGGTGGAAGAAAATCCTCTGAAGAGCTCTGGTATCACTGGAATTTCTTATATAACCGGTGCAATAATCCCTATTATACCATATTTTCTTAGAATAAGCGGAATTCTAGGTCTTGTCTCATCATACATTATTTCAGGTATATCAATATTCTTTGTAGGTTTTTTAATAGGTTTACTTAGTGATGTAAACCCTAAGAAAAAAGGCTTAGAAATGATGGGGCTAGGATTAGGTGCAGCGATCGCTACACATCTAATAGGACTTTTAGCATCGCTAATACTCTAG
- a CDS encoding acetate--CoA ligase family protein — MTLDALFKPKSIAVIGASRHKEKVGNIVFRNLLSTYHGKLYPVNTKAEDVEGVKAYKSIKEIPDQLDLIVITVPREAVPSVMEEAVEKQVKAAIVITAGFREVGEAKLEDEVLSIAKKGNIRMLGPNTFGIITPELNATFAYSDVKRGNIALVVQSGGLGVYMLNWAQKNRVGISYMVSLGNQADIKEYEVLEYLSNDAETKAIFVYIEGVSDGNAFLETLPDVTKRKPVIFLKGGTTSNGAAAAKTHTGSLAGSFEVFKAAVKTGGGILVDNLHDMLNLARILMYSEPIREQVLVITNSGGHGVLTSDEIEKNGLKLVEIPSWMQEELRKVLPPTSIPKNPLDLTGDANRERYLSALKILSDLDCTKLVIVQALPMVSCSDVARVITSFKSKGVIGITMGLDEDFALKILESAGMPAYTFPEDAVKAIRYLVKKPEARKKIRISQPIESATEIVKGKKTLRDYEALKLMEIYGVKTPKWGIAESEEEAQRVADSIGYPVVMKISPDQPVHKTELKGVVVNVEKDQVKGIYKELSKQTKRVLIQQQLTGLEVFVGGLKDPVFGHVVLVGSGGIYVDVLKNVAYALSPIYEDEAQEVLVESKIHDMLHARKRGYDEGSLIRTIVAISRMIVDLNIKEMDINPLFVNESGAFATDVRIVLE, encoded by the coding sequence ATGACATTAGATGCTTTATTTAAACCAAAAAGTATAGCAGTGATCGGAGCTTCCAGACACAAAGAAAAAGTCGGAAACATCGTTTTCAGGAACTTGTTATCCACTTATCACGGGAAATTATATCCAGTAAATACTAAAGCAGAAGACGTAGAGGGGGTGAAAGCTTACAAAAGCATAAAAGAGATCCCAGACCAGCTCGACCTCATAGTCATTACAGTCCCTAGAGAAGCTGTACCGTCAGTAATGGAAGAAGCCGTAGAAAAACAAGTTAAAGCTGCTATAGTGATAACAGCAGGATTCAGAGAAGTAGGAGAAGCTAAACTGGAAGACGAAGTATTGAGTATTGCTAAGAAGGGTAATATAAGGATGCTAGGACCTAACACCTTCGGGATTATTACGCCTGAACTAAACGCCACATTTGCATACTCTGACGTAAAAAGGGGTAATATAGCGTTAGTAGTCCAAAGTGGAGGTCTAGGTGTTTACATGCTCAATTGGGCACAGAAAAACAGAGTAGGGATTAGTTACATGGTAAGTTTAGGTAACCAAGCGGACATAAAGGAGTACGAGGTTTTAGAATATTTATCTAATGACGCCGAAACCAAAGCAATTTTCGTCTATATCGAGGGAGTTTCAGACGGAAATGCGTTCTTGGAGACCCTACCAGACGTTACTAAGAGAAAGCCCGTAATATTCCTTAAAGGAGGGACGACCTCTAATGGTGCTGCAGCGGCAAAGACACATACAGGGTCTTTGGCAGGGTCTTTTGAGGTTTTCAAGGCTGCAGTAAAGACTGGGGGCGGGATCTTAGTGGATAACTTACATGATATGTTAAACTTAGCAAGGATACTGATGTATTCAGAACCAATAAGGGAACAAGTCCTCGTGATCACGAACTCAGGAGGGCATGGTGTTTTAACTTCAGATGAAATAGAGAAAAACGGGTTAAAGCTGGTAGAAATCCCGTCTTGGATGCAGGAAGAACTAAGAAAGGTTTTACCTCCTACCTCGATCCCTAAGAACCCGTTAGACCTTACAGGTGACGCAAACAGAGAAAGGTACCTCTCAGCCCTTAAGATATTATCAGACTTAGACTGTACCAAATTAGTAATAGTCCAAGCTTTACCCATGGTAAGCTGTTCAGACGTAGCCAGAGTTATAACGTCTTTTAAGAGCAAGGGCGTCATAGGGATAACAATGGGACTTGATGAGGACTTTGCGTTAAAGATCTTGGAGTCAGCAGGAATGCCTGCTTATACTTTCCCAGAAGACGCAGTAAAAGCAATCAGGTATTTAGTAAAGAAGCCCGAAGCGAGAAAGAAAATTAGGATCTCCCAACCGATAGAGTCTGCTACGGAAATAGTAAAGGGTAAAAAGACTTTACGAGACTATGAAGCATTAAAGTTAATGGAGATTTACGGTGTCAAGACTCCTAAGTGGGGCATAGCAGAAAGCGAAGAAGAAGCACAGAGGGTCGCTGATAGTATAGGGTATCCAGTAGTCATGAAGATCTCTCCAGACCAGCCTGTCCATAAGACTGAGCTAAAAGGAGTAGTCGTTAACGTCGAGAAAGACCAAGTAAAAGGTATTTATAAGGAACTTAGCAAGCAGACTAAAAGAGTCCTGATACAGCAGCAACTCACCGGGCTGGAAGTGTTTGTTGGGGGACTCAAAGACCCCGTGTTTGGACATGTGGTATTAGTAGGGAGTGGAGGTATATATGTCGACGTTCTTAAGAACGTAGCTTATGCGTTATCACCAATTTACGAAGATGAAGCACAAGAAGTACTGGTGGAAAGCAAGATCCATGATATGTTACACGCTAGGAAGAGGGGTTATGACGAGGGGTCATTAATTAGGACAATAGTAGCCATCTCTAGGATGATCGTTGACTTAAACATCAAGGAGATGGACATAAACCCACTATTTGTAAATGAAAGTGGTGCATTTGCCACAGACGTTAGAATAGTTTTGGAATAA